GAAAATTCGTTACGGGCTGCGCTTCCTGCTGGACGTGGCCGAGCACGGCGACCAGGGCGTGGTCACCTTGCGCGAGGCGTCGCTGCGGCAGGGCATTTCCCAGAAGTATCTCTGGCAGGTGGTGGCGCCCTTGAAGTCCGCCGGATTGATCACTTCCGAACGCGGCAAGGACGGAGGGTTCCGGCTGGCCCGCGAACCCGGCGACGTGACGATCCGGGACGTGTACACGGCCATCGAGGGAGGCTGTGCCTTGGTGGGGTGCCTGTCCCGGCCCGCGACCTGTCCGCGCCACGAACACTGCGAAGTCCGCGATGTCTGGGATGAAATCAGCCAAGGCCTGGGGAAACTGATGCAAGAGTTCACCCTGGAGCAGATTCTGGAGCGGGAAAGCAAGCGGCGAACCGCCCAGGGACCGGATTACAGCATCTGAGCCCGCCAATGAGCGGAAGGAGGCCGCGTCACCATCAACCTCACGGGAGCATCGTCATGAACGGACTGGAAACCATCGCCCTGCACGCCGGGCAGGTACCGGACCCGACCACCGGGGCACGGGCCGTACCGATTTACCAAACCACCTCCTACGTGTTCCGGGACAGCGCCCACGCGGCGAACCTGTTCGCGCTCAAGGAGTTCGGCAACATCTACACCCGGATCATGAACCCCACCACGGACGTGTTCGAGAAGCGCGTCGTGGCCATCGAGGGCGGCACCGGGGCCCTGGCCTTGGCCTCGGGCATGGCGGCCATCACCTACGCCCTGCTGACCATCACCCAAGTCGGCGACGAAATCGTGGCCGGGGACAACCTTTACGGCGGCACCTACCAGCTCTTCCACCATACCATGCCCAAGCTTGGCAGGACCGTGCGCTTCGTGGACGCCGACGACGTGGATGCGTTTCGCGCGGCGATCACCGAGAAGACCCGGGCCCTGTACATCGAGACCATCGGCAATCCCAAGCTGGACGTGCCGGATTTCGAGGCCCTGGCCCAGGTGGCCCACGACGCCGGAATCCCGCTGATCGTGGACAACACCGTGGGGGTCGGCCTGTTCCGGCCCTTTGACCACGGCGCGGACATCGTCGTGTCCTCGGCCACCAAGTACATCGGCGGCCACGGGACCTCCATCGGCGGGGTGATCGTGGATTCCGGCAAGTTCGCCTGGAACAACGGCAAGTTTCCGGAATTCACCGAGCCGGACCCCGGCTATCACGGCCTGGTCTACTGGGACGCCCTGGGCGACGTTCCGGGCATGGGCAACGTGGCCTTCATCCTCAAGGCCCGGGTCAGTTGGCTGCGGGATACCGGGGCGGCGCTGAGTCCCTTCAACGCCCACCAGTTCCTGATCGGCCTGGAAACCCTGACCCTGCGTCAGCAGCGGCACTGCCAGAACGCCCTGGAAATGGCCCGTTGGCTGGCCGCCCACCCCGCCGTGGCCTGGGTTAATTATCCCGGTCTGCCGGACAGCCCGAACCACGCCATGGCCGCCAGGTATCTCAAGAACGGCTTCGGCGGCATCCTCGGCTTCGGGATCAAGGGCGGCGCGCAGGCCGCGACGCGGTTCATCGACTCGGTCAGGCTGCTCTCGCACCTGGCCAACATCGGCGACGCCAAGACCCTGGTCATCCACCCGGCCTCCACCACCCACCAGCAACTCACCGCCGAAGAGCAGGCCGCCACCGGCGTGACCCAGGACTACATCCGACTTTCCGTGGGGCTGGAGCACATGGACGACCTGAAGGCGGACATGGATCAGGCCCTGCGTAAGGCTACCAATTGAAACATCCTCACGGAGGAACCCTCATGGCCCGCATTTATGAAGACAATTCCCTATCCATCGGCAATACGCCCCTGGTCCGGCTGCAACGGATCATCCCCAACAAGAAGGTCACGGTTCTGGCCAAGGTCGAGGGTCGCAACCCGGCTTATTCGGTCAAATGCCGTATCGGCGCATCCATGATCTGGGACGCGGAGAAGCGCGGCCTGCTGGGACCGGACACGGAAATCATCGAGCCCACCAGCGGCAACACCGGCATCGCCCTGGCCTACGTCTGCGCGGCCAAGGGCTATAAATTGACCCTGACCATGCCCGAGACCATGAGCGTGGAGCGGCGGCGGGTTCTGGCCGCGTTCGGCGCGAAGCTGATCCTGACCCCTGGGCCGGAGGGCATGAAAGGGGCCGTGGCCCGGGCCGAAGCCCTGGCCGCGGAAGATCCCAAGCGCTGGTTTCTGCCCCAACAGTTCATGAACCCGGCCAATCCGGCCATTCACGAGGTCACCACCGGGCCGGAGATCTGGAACGACACTGACGGCGAAATCGACGTCCTGGTTTCCGGCGTGGGTACCGGCGGAACCATCAGCGGGATCTCCCGGTTCATCAAGCACCAGAAGGGCAAGCAAATCCTGTCCGTGGCCGTGGAACCCAAGGAAAGCCCGGTGATCTCCCAGACCCTGGCCGGAGAGGAACTCAAGCCCGCACCGCACAAGATCCAGGGTATCGGCGCGGGGTTCATCCCCAAAACCCTGGACCTGTCCGTGGTGGACAGGGTCGAAACGGTCGAAAGCATGGAAGCCGTGGAGTTCGCCCGCCGCCTGGCCCTGGAAGAAGGCCTGCTCTGCGGCATCTCCTGCGGCGCCGCCGTCGCCGCCGCCGCCCGCCTGTCCACCCAGCCTGATTTCGAAGGCAAGACCATGGTGGTCATCCTGCCCGATGCCGGGGAGCGGTATCTGTCCACCGTGCTGTTCGAGGGCATCGGTTAGGATGGACGATGAGGATCAGTCGTTGTGCGTTATTTCAGTTTTCAGAAACAAAACCCATCAAAGACCATTGACATTTTTTTGCTTCCCGCATAAACACCGGTTTCTTCAGGGCGGGATGGGCGGATAGCTCAGCTGGGAGAGCATCGGCCTTACAAGCCGAGGGTCACAGGTTCGATCCCTGTTCCGCCCACCAAACAAATGCGGGGCCGTAGTTAAGCTGGTTATAACGCCGGCCTGTCACGTCGGAGGGCGCGGGTTCAAGTCCCGTCGGCCCCGCCAGAATTCAAAGCCCGAAAGGGCTTGCGCTAAAGGCCGGGAGTTTTCTCCCGGCCTTTTTTGTTGGCGCGCCTCCTTACCCGCTCTTTTCATTCCTCGGAACACATTTTTTCGACCTCCGCGCGGCTTTGCCCCTTGTGCCTTTGCTTGTTTTCAAGTAGCCGGGGAATCAGGAGTGCGAAGATCGGGAGCCACGCCCGATCTTCCCGGCCCGAGACTTCCTGACGTTGCCGGAGTCGGGCCGAATAAACGGCTGCTCCTGAGGTTTGAGGCTTGGCGGAGAGGACAACATTGAAAAGCGGCCCGCTGTCGGGCGACCGGTCTTGCTTGCTTGCACGCGGTCTAACGTAAACTGGAGATTCTCGCATGGACAACAAACTGTACGTCGGCAACCTTTCCTATTCGACAACCGAAGACGATCTGCACACTCTATTCTCGGATGCAGGCTCGGTACAATCAGTCGCCGTCATCAAGGACCGCGACTCTGGACGTTCCAAAGGCTTCGGCTTCGTGGAAATGAGTTCCGACGACGACGCTCAGAAGGCCATTGATCTGTTACACGGAACTGATTACCAAGGACGCCCTCTGACGGTGAACGTGGCTCGCCCTCGAGAAGATCGTCCTCGGTTTGACGGTGGCGGTGGCGGCGGCAACAAGGGCCGGCGCTCCGGTGGGGGCGGCGGCAGGCAGCGCGACTGGTAGACCCCGACCTTTCAACTTGCAATCAAAAGAAAACCGCCCAGGCCGTATCCCGGCCTGGGCGGTTTTCTTTTATGTCTCCGGTCGACTCCAGCGACATTCAGCCCAGGGGATACCCCCTGGGCGTGAGCAGCCTCGGGCCCAGGGGGCGGGTTTGGCTGTTGCCGATGAATAGGATGCTCAACATGTCCACCCGGTCCACGGGGAGCGTGGCCAGGGTCCACACCGAGACCTCCTGCCCCGGACGGAAGGCGTTGCGGACCAGCCCCACCGGGGCTTCGGGCGGCAGGATCCCGGCCGCCGTTTCCAGGGCCTTGGCCAGTTGCCAGTCCCGCCCTCTGGAACGTGGATTGTACAGGACCATCACGAAATCGGCGCGACTGGCGTGGTCGATGCGCCGCAGGATACACTCCCAGGGGGTGAGCAAATCGCTCAGGCTGATCACCGCGAAATCGTGCATCAGCGGAGCGCCCAGCAGGGCCGCGGCCGCGGCCAGGGCAGGAATGCCGGGGATGATCTCCACATCCACACGGTCCAATGCCCCGCGCTGTTCCAGGATTTCCAGGCACGGTCCGGCCATGCCGTAAATACCGGCGTCTCCGCTGCTGACCAGGGCCGTATCCACCCCAGCCAGCGCCAGGTCCACGGCCTGGTTGCAACGCTCCACCTCCCGGCGCATGCCCGAGGCCAGAACCTGCTTTCCTGCCAGAAGTTCCTTGGGGATCAGATCGATATATACGCCGTATCCCAGGATGGCCCGGGACCGCTCCAAAATGTCCCGAGCCTGGGGCGTCAGCAGTTCTGGACTCCCCGGCCCCAGACCAACCACGGCCAAACGACCTGGGGAGGGCGCCGAATCGTCGTCATGGGCGACATTGCTCATGGTCTCGCTTTATCCTTTCCGTTCGTTCTTATTCGCGTATTCCGTTCGGATCATGGCGTAACTGAATGGTGAAAAAGTCCCCATTCACAGCCCGCTCAAAAACCCCAAGTGCAAGGAGCAAAAAAAGTTCAAGGTCGAAGCGTATCTATTCATACGTGAGAGTTTGAACTTTTTGCAGCGACGCAGCAATTGGGAGTTTTTCAGCGGGCTGGCAAGGCCACGGCCAGCGTCAGTTCCACGCCCTTGGTCTTGGTCACCACCAGCGTGTCGGTGCGGGCCAGCAGCAAAGCCGCGGCCTCGCAGACGCTTTTGGTGCCGACCAGCCGGGCCGCGGTCTCGGATGGATTCGGCGTCCGGACGGCTTGCAGTTGTTCCGGGGAAAAAAACGTCACGTCCGCGCCCAGGGCCGCGGCGGCCGAATGGAGTCCCGGTTCCGCGATCCTGGCCTGAACCGTGCCCAACGCGGACAGGCTGGGCAGGGCCAAATCGTTTTTGTCGAACACCTCGCGGACGAAGGTGATGATCGACGCCTCACTCACGCCCCGGTGGCAGCCCAGCCCGGCCACGAGCCGACGCGGGTGCAAACCGAGAATTGCTGGCTCACCTGCCGATTCTCTGGCCGGTTCACCAAAATGTCGAGTCAACGGGCGCTTCCAGGAAACCCAGACCCCGGGCCGGTCGTCCCGCCACGCCTCGACGTCCGGAACCCGCTCGAACAGATCCCCGTGCCCCATTTCGCGTAGTCGCGTCCAAAGGTAGTCTTCCGTATCCAGCACCTGGACGATTTCTCCGGCCAGCAAGGCCGCGGCCAGGGGAGCGAAGCGCTCCGGACGGTCCGCGACAAGACCCAGTTCCCGGGCCAGGAGATCCAAGGCCGGCAGCCCGGCCGTGTCCGTGGCCGTGGTGATCACGGCCTGGCCCCCGGTTAACCGGGCCACTTTTCTGGCCATATCGTTGGCCCCGCCCAGGTGGCCGCCCACCAGACTGACGGCGTGGCGTCCCTCCTGATCCAGAACCACCACTCCCGGGTCCGTGGTCTTGTCTCGTAATAACGGGCCGACGCACCGGACCACGATGCCGGAGGCCGCGACGCAGACGTGATGGCGGAAGCGAAAGAAATTCTTCGGAAAGGCAGAAGAAAAATGCTGAAACGGTTGTTCATCGGAAGGGGCGGCGTATTTTTCGGGAAGGAACAGCGTCGCGCCCAACTCGGCGGCGATCCGCCGGGCCAGGTCGCTGCCGCGGGAAGTCAGGGCCCAGACCGCGATGTCGCGCAACTGCACAACGGCCTGGGCCCCAACGGAAAAGGAACGGCTAGAAGTGGACGGTCCGGCAGGCATCCAGGGTTTGCTCGAAGTCCTCTTCGGTGTGCGCGAAGGAGGTGAAGGCGCACTCGTAGCCCGAGGGGGCCAGGGCCACCCCGGCGTCGCGCATCTGGCGGAAAAAGGACGCGTAAATCGTTGCGTCGGCCTTGGAGGCCGAGGCGAAATCCGTGACCGGCTCCGGGGCGAAGTACAAGGTGAACATTGAGGCCATGCAGTTGAGCTGCACAATCACGCCGCGTTCTTCCAGGACGCTTTTCAGTTCACTGGCCAGGGCCTTGGTCCGGATGGTCAGGTCCATGTAGTCGGCCTTGACCAGTTCCTTGAGGGTCGCCACCCCGGCGGCCATGGCCACCGGATTTCCGGAGAGGGTTCCGGCTTGGTAGACATCACCGCAAGGCGCGATGCGGGACATGATCTCCCGCCGTCCGCCGTACGCGCCCACCGGAAACCCACCGCCGATGATCTTGCCCAGGCAGGTCAGATCCGGGATCACGCCGAAGACGTTCTGAGCCCCTCCGTAGGCCAGACGAAAGCCGGTGATCACCTCGTCGAAAATCAGCAACGCGCCGTGCCGATCGGTCAGCACGCGCAGAGTGGGTAAAAATCCGGGCTGGGGCAGAACCATGCCCATGTTCCCGGCCACGGGCTCGACGATCACCGCGGCGATCTCGTCTCCATGGTCCCGGAACAACGCTTCCACGGCGTCCAGGTCATTGTACGGGGCCAGCAGGGTATCCGCGACCACGGCCTCGGGAACGCCCGGCGTGCCGGGGATGGACAGGGTGGCCACCCCGGAACCGGCGCTGGCCAGAAAGGCGTCGCTGTGACCGTGATAGCAGCCCACGAACTTGACCACCTTGTTGCGCCCGGTGAACCCGCGAGCCAGGCGCAGGGCGCTCATGGTCGCCTCGGTTCCGGAATTGACCATCCGGACCATGTCCACGCCGGGCAAGGCGGCCGTGAGCAGTTCGGCCAGTTCCACCTCCGCCTGGCAGGGCGCGCCGAAGCTGGCACCTTGGTCCACGGCCTTATGCACGGCCTCCACCACGGCGGGATGGGAATGCCCGAGAAGCATCGGGCCCCAGGACATGACGTAGTCGATGAGTTCGCGGCCCTCCACGGTCCACATCTTCGAGCCTTGGGCCTTGGCGATGAACAGAGGATCGCTCTGCACGCTCAGACAGGCCCGCACCGGACTGTTCACCCCGCCAGGAATCAATTCCTGGGCCTTGGCGAACAAGGTTTTCGAATCAGACATGGTTCTCCTCGCGATGCGCTATAGGTTCGTAATTAAATTGTCATCCGGTGTAGCAATCCCCCGTGGTTACCCTTTTCGAGGCGTTTCCCCAAGTAGGGGCAGGCACGGGGGCCTGCCCCTACTAGAAATAAGCCATAGACGTCTTTTTCAGTTCCTTGCGACTGAAAAGAATGTCGTATTGGGGCACTAAGGCGATCCGGGCCAACTGTTCCACCACGTCCAGACACTCCTCGCGACTGCGGGCGTGGACCATGGTGTAGAGGTTGTAAGGCCAGGCGTAACAGTTCACGCGCTGGTAACAGTGGGTGATTTCCGGACGTTGGGCCATGATCGCGCCGACCTCGTCCAGGTCTCGATCCTGTTCCACGAACCAGGCGACCATGGCGTTGGCCCCGTATCCGGCCTGCTGATGACGTAGGGTCGCGCCGAAGCGACGAACCACGCCCTGGTCTTTCAGGCGACGCAACAGATCTAAAACGGTCTCCTCGGCCAGGCCTGTCCGTTCGGCGATTTCCAGGTAAGGCCGTTCCGTATCCGGAATGTCGGCCTGAAGAAGACGCAAGGCCGCTTGTTCGGCCTCGGTATGCTCGTGAGAATTCGTTGACGTGCTCATTCGATTCCGCTCCATTGCCGGTCGGCTGATATTTCGCCCGACCACGCCCGAAAGCGTTTTGCCGGGGATGTTTTCCGGAGGCCCAAAAAACCGGGACGTTTTTTTGCCCTTTTAGATGTTTCCGGCCTTGATCGCAACACCGAAAAGCTTGGTCATGCAGTGATTCTCACCACTCTGGACGTTTCCCACAAAACACCTGAAATCGTCATAAAAAAAGCCCTCCAGGCAAGGAGGGCTTTTTCGACCGATTCAATGACTCCGCAAGAATGGATTTAATCCTGCCCAGACTTCATTCCTTTCTTGGTCCAAAGCTGCATTTCCTGCATTTTCTTGCGCCGAGCCTTGGAAAGAGCTTTTGCGATCAACGGCGTACCCTTCTTATAGCCGTATTTGTCGCGATATTCCTCGGTGGTCAGGCCATGAGAAGCAAGGTGCTTTTTCGTCAGAACCTTGAAGACCTTGCCGCATTCCAGACAGGTGACGGATTTTTCCTTGATCGCCTTTTTAGGGTCGATATTCAACTCAGGGGCGGCTTCCGCTCCCGCGTCCCCGGCAGTTCCACCTTCCGTAACGGCTCGCAGACTAGCCGCGATTTTGGTGACCATGGACATCATTTCTTCTT
This genomic stretch from Desulfonatronum sp. SC1 harbors:
- a CDS encoding cobalt-precorrin 5A hydrolase produces the protein MPAGPSTSSRSFSVGAQAVVQLRDIAVWALTSRGSDLARRIAAELGATLFLPEKYAAPSDEQPFQHFSSAFPKNFFRFRHHVCVAASGIVVRCVGPLLRDKTTDPGVVVLDQEGRHAVSLVGGHLGGANDMARKVARLTGGQAVITTATDTAGLPALDLLARELGLVADRPERFAPLAAALLAGEIVQVLDTEDYLWTRLREMGHGDLFERVPDVEAWRDDRPGVWVSWKRPLTRHFGEPARESAGEPAILGLHPRRLVAGLGCHRGVSEASIITFVREVFDKNDLALPSLSALGTVQARIAEPGLHSAAAALGADVTFFSPEQLQAVRTPNPSETAARLVGTKSVCEAAALLLARTDTLVVTKTKGVELTLAVALPAR
- the hemL gene encoding glutamate-1-semialdehyde 2,1-aminomutase — encoded protein: MSDSKTLFAKAQELIPGGVNSPVRACLSVQSDPLFIAKAQGSKMWTVEGRELIDYVMSWGPMLLGHSHPAVVEAVHKAVDQGASFGAPCQAEVELAELLTAALPGVDMVRMVNSGTEATMSALRLARGFTGRNKVVKFVGCYHGHSDAFLASAGSGVATLSIPGTPGVPEAVVADTLLAPYNDLDAVEALFRDHGDEIAAVIVEPVAGNMGMVLPQPGFLPTLRVLTDRHGALLIFDEVITGFRLAYGGAQNVFGVIPDLTCLGKIIGGGFPVGAYGGRREIMSRIAPCGDVYQAGTLSGNPVAMAAGVATLKELVKADYMDLTIRTKALASELKSVLEERGVIVQLNCMASMFTLYFAPEPVTDFASASKADATIYASFFRQMRDAGVALAPSGYECAFTSFAHTEEDFEQTLDACRTVHF
- a CDS encoding RNA-binding protein yields the protein MDNKLYVGNLSYSTTEDDLHTLFSDAGSVQSVAVIKDRDSGRSKGFGFVEMSSDDDAQKAIDLLHGTDYQGRPLTVNVARPREDRPRFDGGGGGGNKGRRSGGGGGRQRDW
- a CDS encoding winged helix-turn-helix transcriptional regulator: MSTSTNSHEHTEAEQAALRLLQADIPDTERPYLEIAERTGLAEETVLDLLRRLKDQGVVRRFGATLRHQQAGYGANAMVAWFVEQDRDLDEVGAIMAQRPEITHCYQRVNCYAWPYNLYTMVHARSREECLDVVEQLARIALVPQYDILFSRKELKKTSMAYF
- the cysK gene encoding cysteine synthase A, with amino-acid sequence MARIYEDNSLSIGNTPLVRLQRIIPNKKVTVLAKVEGRNPAYSVKCRIGASMIWDAEKRGLLGPDTEIIEPTSGNTGIALAYVCAAKGYKLTLTMPETMSVERRRVLAAFGAKLILTPGPEGMKGAVARAEALAAEDPKRWFLPQQFMNPANPAIHEVTTGPEIWNDTDGEIDVLVSGVGTGGTISGISRFIKHQKGKQILSVAVEPKESPVISQTLAGEELKPAPHKIQGIGAGFIPKTLDLSVVDRVETVESMEAVEFARRLALEEGLLCGISCGAAVAAAARLSTQPDFEGKTMVVILPDAGERYLSTVLFEGIG
- a CDS encoding Rrf2 family transcriptional regulator — encoded protein: MKIPTKIRYGLRFLLDVAEHGDQGVVTLREASLRQGISQKYLWQVVAPLKSAGLITSERGKDGGFRLAREPGDVTIRDVYTAIEGGCALVGCLSRPATCPRHEHCEVRDVWDEISQGLGKLMQEFTLEQILERESKRRTAQGPDYSI
- a CDS encoding O-acetylhomoserine aminocarboxypropyltransferase/cysteine synthase family protein, which produces MNGLETIALHAGQVPDPTTGARAVPIYQTTSYVFRDSAHAANLFALKEFGNIYTRIMNPTTDVFEKRVVAIEGGTGALALASGMAAITYALLTITQVGDEIVAGDNLYGGTYQLFHHTMPKLGRTVRFVDADDVDAFRAAITEKTRALYIETIGNPKLDVPDFEALAQVAHDAGIPLIVDNTVGVGLFRPFDHGADIVVSSATKYIGGHGTSIGGVIVDSGKFAWNNGKFPEFTEPDPGYHGLVYWDALGDVPGMGNVAFILKARVSWLRDTGAALSPFNAHQFLIGLETLTLRQQRHCQNALEMARWLAAHPAVAWVNYPGLPDSPNHAMAARYLKNGFGGILGFGIKGGAQAATRFIDSVRLLSHLANIGDAKTLVIHPASTTHQQLTAEEQAATGVTQDYIRLSVGLEHMDDLKADMDQALRKATN
- the cobJ gene encoding precorrin-3B C(17)-methyltransferase, with the translated sequence MSNVAHDDDSAPSPGRLAVVGLGPGSPELLTPQARDILERSRAILGYGVYIDLIPKELLAGKQVLASGMRREVERCNQAVDLALAGVDTALVSSGDAGIYGMAGPCLEILEQRGALDRVDVEIIPGIPALAAAAALLGAPLMHDFAVISLSDLLTPWECILRRIDHASRADFVMVLYNPRSRGRDWQLAKALETAAGILPPEAPVGLVRNAFRPGQEVSVWTLATLPVDRVDMLSILFIGNSQTRPLGPRLLTPRGYPLG
- a CDS encoding MucR family transcriptional regulator, which produces MDEFIKQALEIVKAQAGIRPMTEEEMMSMVTKIAASLRAVTEGGTAGDAGAEAAPELNIDPKKAIKEKSVTCLECGKVFKVLTKKHLASHGLTTEEYRDKYGYKKGTPLIAKALSKARRKKMQEMQLWTKKGMKSGQD